The Brachyhypopomus gauderio isolate BG-103 chromosome 12, BGAUD_0.2, whole genome shotgun sequence genome window below encodes:
- the LOC143527858 gene encoding interferon-induced protein 44-like isoform X1, whose amino-acid sequence MSIKQESQPSTPQPNKEFGKEWRKTPWQDKGSLEKNLRKFNVSHSDVKYIRLLVVGEVGAGKSSFINSVNNVFQGRITSGALVDATSGKSFTKAYKTHYIYREDGSCLPFVFNDIMGLEGPDGCGAPVEDIISALAGLVEEGYKFNPVSAKTTSTPNCTPSLGAQTYCLVNIIAADKVSRMDDKVIKKMKNIREKASEMDMPQVIIMTRVDEACPLVKDDIRKIYNSKKIKEKMQECSNHLGVPMNHIFPVKNYHEEIDPDNDIDVLILKALDQIVNIAKDALMIRIANTKSE is encoded by the exons ATGAGCATTAAACAGGAATCACAACCATCAACTCCACAACCAAATAAAG AATTTGGTAAAGAATGGAGGAAAACACCCTGGCA AGACAAAGGGTCCTTAGAAAAGAACCTAAGGAAATTCAATGTCAGCCACTCAGATGTTAAGTACATCCGATTActggttgttggagaggttggaGCAGGAAAGTCCAGCTTCATAAACTCAGTCAATAATGTTTTCCAAGGACGAATCACCAGTGGAGCTCTTGTTGATGCAACATCTGGCAAAAGTTTCACAAAAGCA taCAAGACCCACTACATTTATAGAGAGGATGGTTCTTGTTTGCCTTTTGTCTTCAATGACATCATGGGACTTGAAGGACCAGATGGTTGCGGTGCACCTGTAGAAGACATCATCAGTGCCCTAGCAGGTCTTGTTGAGGAAGGATACAAA TTTAATCCTGTAAGTGCCAAAACTACATCTACACCTAACTGCACTCCCAGTCTTGGTGCTCAGACCTACTGCCTGGTCAACATCATTGCAGCAGACAAAGTATCACGTATGGATGATAAAGTCATAAAAAAGATGAAAAACATCCGTGAGAAAGCATCTGAAATGG ATATGCCTCAAGTAATCATCATGACAAGAGTTGATGAAGCATGTCCACTGGTTAAAGATGATATAAGGAAGATCTACAACAGCAAGAAGATTAAAGAGAAG atGCAAGAGTGCAGTAACCACCTGGGTGTCCCCATGAACCACATCTTCCCTGTGAAGAACTACCATGAGGAGATTGACCCAGATAATGACATTGATGTCCTGATTCTCAAGGCACTTGACCAGATTGTGAACATAGCCAAGGATGCACTGATGATTAGAATCGCTAACACTAAGTCTGAATGA
- the LOC143527858 gene encoding interferon-induced protein 44-like isoform X3 — MSIKQESQPSTPQPNKEFGKEWRKTPWQDKGSLEKNLRKFNVSHSDVKYIRLLVVGEVGAGKSSFINSVNNVFQGRITSGALVDATSGKSFTKAYKTHYIYREDGSCLPFVFNDIMGLEGPDGCGAPVEDIISALAGLVEEGYKFNPVSAKTTSTPNCTPSLGAQTYCLVNIIAADKVSRMDDKVIKKMKNIREKASEMDMPQVIIMTRVDEACPLVKDDIRKIYNSKKIKEKKVCVLLCLSIHPSRCKSAVTTWVSP, encoded by the exons ATGAGCATTAAACAGGAATCACAACCATCAACTCCACAACCAAATAAAG AATTTGGTAAAGAATGGAGGAAAACACCCTGGCA AGACAAAGGGTCCTTAGAAAAGAACCTAAGGAAATTCAATGTCAGCCACTCAGATGTTAAGTACATCCGATTActggttgttggagaggttggaGCAGGAAAGTCCAGCTTCATAAACTCAGTCAATAATGTTTTCCAAGGACGAATCACCAGTGGAGCTCTTGTTGATGCAACATCTGGCAAAAGTTTCACAAAAGCA taCAAGACCCACTACATTTATAGAGAGGATGGTTCTTGTTTGCCTTTTGTCTTCAATGACATCATGGGACTTGAAGGACCAGATGGTTGCGGTGCACCTGTAGAAGACATCATCAGTGCCCTAGCAGGTCTTGTTGAGGAAGGATACAAA TTTAATCCTGTAAGTGCCAAAACTACATCTACACCTAACTGCACTCCCAGTCTTGGTGCTCAGACCTACTGCCTGGTCAACATCATTGCAGCAGACAAAGTATCACGTATGGATGATAAAGTCATAAAAAAGATGAAAAACATCCGTGAGAAAGCATCTGAAATGG ATATGCCTCAAGTAATCATCATGACAAGAGTTGATGAAGCATGTCCACTGGTTAAAGATGATATAAGGAAGATCTACAACAGCAAGAAGATTAAAGAGAAG AAAGTTTGTGTGCTTCTctgtctatccatccatccatccagatGCAAGAGTGCAGTAACCACCTGGGTGTCCCCATGA